One window from the genome of Rubinisphaera margarita encodes:
- a CDS encoding DUF1559 family PulG-like putative transporter: MLSFTYTDERNRLRTAFTLIELLVVIAIIAILVALLLPAVQQAREAARRTSCKNNLKQVGLALHNYHDVNNILPPALINSGRYNSTSFYSGNNRVKNTTGWVMLLPYIEQSALYDAYDHDLCSSSSNPYSLPIEGDESTNNDVTTASIKMLECPSDPLGGELSSYVSPTSMYHHTEARRISYTFCVGYSDDYGGPYSPSSSLTRGAFGNNGAARFRDIRDGLSNSTLVGESWGGEKMKTYEYFGPWGLKGIHTCCHGRVVSGSTVSDPASFTPYASRYHINADYNGDGSGRQYAWGLGSGHQGGAHFLFADGAVNFLSENMDYRTYALLNYIRDAQVVGEL; the protein is encoded by the coding sequence GTGCTGTCGTTTACGTACACCGATGAGAGAAACCGGCTTCGAACTGCCTTTACGCTGATTGAACTTCTGGTCGTGATTGCGATCATTGCCATTCTGGTTGCTCTGCTTCTGCCGGCTGTCCAGCAGGCGCGGGAAGCCGCCCGGCGGACCTCCTGCAAGAACAACCTCAAGCAGGTTGGACTGGCATTGCACAACTATCACGATGTGAACAACATTCTGCCGCCGGCGTTGATCAACTCCGGACGTTACAACTCGACCAGCTTCTACTCCGGCAACAACCGGGTCAAGAATACGACCGGATGGGTCATGCTGCTCCCCTACATCGAGCAGTCGGCTCTGTACGATGCTTACGATCACGACCTCTGCTCGAGCAGTTCGAACCCGTATTCGCTGCCGATTGAAGGCGACGAGTCGACCAACAACGATGTCACGACCGCTTCGATCAAGATGCTCGAATGTCCGTCCGATCCGCTGGGTGGCGAACTCAGCAGCTATGTCAGCCCGACGAGCATGTACCATCACACCGAAGCTCGCCGCATCAGCTATACGTTCTGCGTCGGCTACAGCGATGACTACGGCGGGCCGTACTCGCCCAGCTCCTCGCTGACTCGCGGAGCATTCGGCAACAACGGAGCCGCCCGGTTCCGCGACATCCGCGATGGCCTCAGCAACTCGACACTCGTTGGCGAGTCGTGGGGTGGCGAAAAGATGAAGACGTATGAGTACTTCGGCCCCTGGGGTCTGAAGGGGATTCACACCTGCTGCCACGGTCGCGTTGTGAGTGGTTCGACGGTCAGCGATCCCGCCAGCTTCACTCCGTATGCTTCGCGGTATCACATCAACGCCGACTACAACGGGGACGGCAGCGGACGCCAGTACGCGTGGGGACTCGGCAGCGGACATCAGGGCGGGGCTCACTTCCTCTTCGCCGATGGAGCCGTGAACTTCCTCAGCGAGAACATGGATTATCGCACTTACGCTCTGCTCAACTACATCCGTGATGCGCAGGTGGTCGGAGAACTGTAA
- a CDS encoding carboxypeptidase-like regulatory domain-containing protein, translating into MMSRNGLYAFSGLFLAIAIAGCGSSEAELGTVPVAGTVLLDNQPLAGASVYFMNELRTGQAVTDAEGKFELLQGAAPGPNRIYITKVVNESGAPVEEGMDLEQLKASQGLPPGPGLPKGFKEVVPPQYSDPFKTELTLDVPADGTDTADFTLTAN; encoded by the coding sequence ATGATGAGTCGAAACGGTCTGTACGCGTTCTCTGGCCTGTTCCTGGCCATTGCGATCGCCGGGTGCGGCAGCAGCGAAGCCGAACTGGGCACCGTTCCCGTCGCGGGAACGGTTCTGCTCGACAACCAGCCGCTCGCCGGAGCATCAGTCTACTTCATGAATGAACTTCGAACCGGCCAGGCCGTCACAGACGCCGAGGGCAAGTTTGAACTTCTTCAGGGAGCGGCTCCCGGGCCGAACCGGATCTACATCACGAAAGTCGTGAACGAATCGGGAGCACCGGTCGAAGAAGGCATGGACCTGGAACAGCTCAAAGCGTCTCAGGGACTTCCTCCCGGACCGGGGTTGCCGAAGGGCTTCAAGGAAGTCGTTCCGCCGCAGTACAGCGATCCGTTCAAGACGGAACTCACCCTCGATGTCCCGGCGGATGGAACTGATACGGCTGACTTCACCTTAACCGCGAACTGA
- a CDS encoding sulfatase gives MKNTIWLCLLVVLCSRTDPSAAAEAPNIILILTDDHGWSQLSQPADPRVSDAVSRYLETPNMNRLAQSGMRFTSGYSPAPLCTPTRRSILCGSATARCGSEFKSDWVPADHMTIPQALKMANAEYRCAHFGKWGEQMISTPEECGYDSSDGMTGNNTGGMPRTLGIEGGHNDGPPHFIDNKDPKRTRSVTDRAIDFMQKQHESEHPFYVQVSYYAQHLSVVCTQEMLDKYEQKGEPDRGYTAAWAAMMDDLDEGVGRLLDTLNELGIDDNTYVFFTADNGGRGTVPGGDDSRLATNYPLTGAKHSLYEGGVRVPFFASGPGIEPGSVCHTPVVGYDLLPTFYDLAGGTNPKNKLTGDVDGISLRPLFNQPEMSLNRKDNAVYFHRPNKGFSSIRQGDDKLMVFWNRNGKITGRELYDLSSTPVEDGHNIAESNPQKADEMQKTLLTFLKSVDAEAPADFGAGRKNRNRSK, from the coding sequence ATGAAGAACACGATCTGGTTATGTCTGCTTGTGGTCCTGTGTTCTCGAACCGATCCGTCTGCGGCGGCGGAGGCCCCGAACATCATTCTCATCCTCACCGACGACCACGGCTGGAGCCAGTTATCGCAGCCGGCCGATCCGCGCGTGTCCGATGCGGTTTCCCGTTATCTGGAAACGCCGAATATGAATCGACTCGCCCAGTCCGGGATGCGATTCACCAGCGGCTACTCGCCGGCTCCTCTCTGCACGCCTACGCGTCGGAGCATACTCTGCGGCTCCGCGACCGCCCGTTGTGGCAGTGAATTCAAAAGTGACTGGGTGCCGGCTGATCACATGACGATCCCGCAGGCTCTCAAAATGGCCAACGCCGAGTACCGCTGTGCTCACTTCGGCAAGTGGGGCGAACAGATGATCTCGACGCCGGAAGAGTGCGGCTATGACTCGAGCGACGGCATGACCGGCAACAACACCGGCGGGATGCCCCGCACGCTCGGCATCGAAGGCGGCCACAACGATGGCCCGCCGCACTTCATCGACAACAAAGATCCCAAGCGAACCCGTTCGGTCACGGATCGAGCCATCGACTTCATGCAGAAGCAGCACGAAAGCGAGCATCCCTTTTACGTGCAGGTCAGCTACTACGCCCAACATTTGTCGGTTGTCTGCACACAGGAGATGCTCGACAAGTATGAACAGAAGGGCGAGCCCGATCGCGGTTACACAGCTGCCTGGGCGGCCATGATGGACGATCTCGATGAGGGCGTCGGACGGTTGCTCGACACGCTGAATGAACTCGGGATCGATGACAACACCTACGTCTTCTTCACGGCCGACAACGGTGGCCGCGGCACGGTTCCCGGCGGCGATGACTCTCGGCTCGCGACCAATTATCCGCTCACCGGAGCGAAGCATTCTCTCTACGAAGGCGGCGTACGCGTTCCCTTCTTCGCCAGCGGACCGGGTATCGAACCGGGCAGTGTCTGCCACACGCCTGTTGTCGGCTACGACCTTCTGCCGACCTTCTACGATCTCGCCGGCGGGACGAACCCGAAGAACAAACTGACCGGCGACGTCGATGGCATCAGTCTTCGTCCGCTCTTCAACCAGCCGGAGATGTCGTTGAATCGGAAAGACAATGCCGTCTACTTTCACCGTCCGAACAAAGGCTTCTCTTCGATTCGCCAGGGGGACGATAAACTGATGGTCTTCTGGAATCGCAACGGCAAGATCACCGGTCGCGAACTCTACGACCTCAGCTCCACTCCTGTCGAAGACGGGCACAACATCGCCGAGAGCAACCCGCAGAAAGCGGACGAGATGCAGAAAACGCTGCTCACCTTCCTCAAGTCCGTCGACGCCGAAGCCCCGGCAGACTTTGGAGCCGGCAGGAAGAACAGGAACCGCAGCAAGTAA
- a CDS encoding DUF1598 domain-containing protein: MTGVLTTAAQAATPADQVSAHLAAGEFVAAMELARSVDDQATRESLLTQIAAEQAENGELAAARATARQMPLNASRATATAAQARQQTLQGGGADFESLIELIETVVAPETWEALGGLGTITDFDSGGGIHVDANGVVARLTTTEQNNRLKELALEARQADLNTDMSQAAPLRMVSLNRLEAAINDRLAQGLPVVESMANLAGLYTVTNVFVYPETGEIVIAGPAAGWNYTATGLPVSAESGVPTLQLDDLVTVLRTFGPGGEGIFGCSIDPRQEGLRELKDYVTESQASGPLSSRAVRSWTNQLQRKLGEQDVTIYGIPADSRVARVIVEADYRMKLIGIGKLEAGAHIPDYFDLMTPSQAADMSTIDALRWWLSLKCDAILKSGDGDAYELQGSSVLCQSENQFINQAGERVETGTAEANNQQFASNFTQHYEDLSRDDLIFADLQNIFDLALVAALIQRENLTAQTGWDLGDFAANGSYQPARYDAPRVVDSVVNHKVYNGRNIVVQVAGGVQVNVSAPLSNVTASPRLEDAAEQAEAGELAPGRWWWDVQASK, encoded by the coding sequence TTGACTGGCGTCTTGACCACGGCGGCTCAGGCAGCGACGCCAGCCGATCAGGTTTCGGCCCATCTGGCTGCCGGCGAGTTTGTCGCTGCGATGGAGTTGGCCCGATCGGTCGACGACCAGGCGACCCGCGAATCGCTGCTGACACAGATCGCAGCCGAACAGGCCGAGAACGGGGAACTGGCAGCCGCACGGGCGACCGCCCGGCAGATGCCGCTGAACGCCTCCCGAGCCACCGCAACCGCTGCTCAGGCTCGTCAGCAGACCCTGCAAGGGGGAGGAGCCGACTTCGAATCGTTGATCGAACTGATCGAAACCGTCGTCGCTCCGGAAACGTGGGAAGCTCTGGGCGGTCTCGGAACGATCACCGACTTCGATTCCGGCGGGGGGATTCATGTCGACGCCAATGGCGTTGTCGCTCGCCTCACGACCACCGAACAGAACAACCGCCTGAAAGAGCTTGCTCTCGAAGCTCGTCAGGCCGATCTGAACACTGATATGTCGCAGGCCGCTCCGCTGCGGATGGTTTCTCTGAACCGTCTCGAAGCCGCCATCAACGATCGCCTGGCTCAAGGCCTGCCGGTTGTCGAATCGATGGCCAATCTGGCTGGTCTGTATACTGTGACGAACGTCTTCGTTTATCCGGAAACCGGCGAGATCGTGATCGCTGGACCGGCTGCTGGCTGGAACTACACCGCGACCGGCCTGCCCGTCAGTGCTGAATCGGGCGTGCCGACGCTGCAGCTCGATGACCTCGTCACCGTTCTGCGAACCTTCGGACCGGGCGGCGAAGGCATCTTCGGCTGCTCGATCGATCCCCGTCAGGAAGGTCTGCGGGAACTGAAGGACTATGTCACCGAATCGCAGGCTTCTGGCCCGCTGTCGTCTCGTGCTGTCCGTTCCTGGACCAACCAGCTGCAGCGGAAGCTCGGCGAGCAGGACGTCACCATTTACGGCATCCCGGCCGACAGCCGCGTTGCTCGCGTGATCGTCGAAGCCGATTACCGGATGAAGCTGATCGGCATCGGCAAGCTCGAAGCCGGGGCTCACATTCCCGACTACTTCGACCTGATGACTCCGTCGCAGGCCGCCGATATGTCGACCATCGATGCTCTCCGCTGGTGGCTCTCGTTGAAGTGCGATGCCATTCTCAAGAGTGGCGACGGCGATGCTTACGAACTGCAGGGCTCTTCGGTTCTCTGCCAGTCGGAAAACCAGTTCATCAATCAGGCTGGCGAGCGGGTTGAAACCGGCACTGCCGAAGCCAACAACCAGCAGTTCGCCTCGAACTTCACGCAGCACTACGAAGATCTGTCTCGCGATGACCTGATCTTCGCCGATCTGCAGAACATCTTCGATCTGGCTCTGGTCGCTGCACTGATTCAGCGGGAAAACCTGACCGCACAGACTGGTTGGGATCTGGGAGACTTCGCAGCCAACGGCAGCTATCAGCCGGCCCGCTACGATGCTCCGCGAGTTGTCGACTCGGTCGTCAACCACAAGGTCTACAACGGCCGTAACATCGTAGTTCAGGTCGCTGGCGGCGTGCAGGTGAATGTCTCTGCTCCGCTGTCGAACGTGACCGCTTCGCCGCGACTCGAAGACGCCGCCGAACAGGCCGAAGCCGGTGAACTGGCTCCGGGCCGCTGGTGGTGGGACGTCCAGGCGTCCAAGTAA
- the mutM gene encoding DNA-formamidopyrimidine glycosylase, which translates to MPELPEVETMVRGIRDAVEGATLTRVELPVCACRPISIKPDFPLLQERVAGRKIVEATRRAKRVVLRLDNDDRFVVEPRMTGLVLLEDAPDETHFRFEWHLLLKRRRSILRFWDRRGLGTVRLFSAEEYEQELGPPKLGPDALEMTPKLWATQLSRTARPLKVALLDQKLVAGIGNLYASEILHLAKLSPHRPANSLERAEWNRLNKATLKVLELAIRYEGSTLGDGTYRNALNKDGSYQNQHRVYMKHDQKCPTCRKGTIERIVQAQRSTFFCAKCQPE; encoded by the coding sequence ATGCCTGAACTCCCCGAAGTCGAAACCATGGTCCGCGGCATCCGCGATGCAGTGGAGGGAGCCACCCTCACTCGAGTGGAGCTGCCGGTGTGCGCCTGTCGCCCGATCTCAATCAAACCCGACTTCCCTCTCCTGCAGGAACGTGTCGCCGGGCGGAAAATCGTTGAAGCGACGCGACGCGCCAAACGGGTCGTGTTACGGCTCGATAACGACGATCGGTTCGTCGTCGAACCCCGCATGACGGGACTCGTTCTGCTCGAAGACGCACCCGATGAAACTCACTTTCGCTTCGAATGGCATCTGTTGCTCAAACGACGACGTTCCATCCTTCGTTTCTGGGATCGTCGGGGACTCGGCACCGTGCGTCTCTTCTCCGCCGAAGAGTACGAGCAGGAACTCGGTCCTCCGAAGCTCGGTCCCGATGCTCTTGAGATGACGCCGAAGTTGTGGGCCACGCAGTTAAGCAGAACGGCTCGACCGCTCAAGGTGGCGTTGCTCGATCAGAAGCTGGTCGCCGGCATCGGCAATCTGTACGCCAGCGAAATCCTGCATCTGGCTAAGCTTTCCCCGCATCGTCCCGCCAATTCCCTTGAGCGAGCCGAATGGAACCGGTTGAACAAAGCGACGCTGAAGGTCCTCGAACTGGCGATTCGCTACGAGGGTTCGACACTCGGCGACGGCACGTACCGCAATGCCCTCAATAAAGACGGTTCGTACCAGAATCAGCATCGCGTTTACATGAAGCACGACCAGAAGTGCCCCACGTGCCGCAAGGGGACGATCGAACGGATCGTCCAGGCCCAGCGCTCGACGTTCTTCTGTGCGAAGTGTCAACCCGAGTGA
- the mnmA gene encoding tRNA 2-thiouridine(34) synthase MnmA — translation MAERVVLAMSGGVDSSAAAYLLQEQGYEVIGLFMRSGATDDACSLDDPRALPVVNVKSHKQGCCSASDAADARRVADELDIPFHALNFQDAFSRIKDYFAEEYLAGRTPNPCVQCNNWLKFGRLWEFAKQVGATKIASGHYAQILPGPSGEPELRRGVDRSKDQSYVLFGLSRDLLPNILFPVGSYEKPKIRELAGAARLDTANKKDSQEICFIPDNDYGRFVEQYRGKQETAGHFVSTSGEILGEHPGYQHFTIGQRRGLGIAFGTPKFVTEIRPDTREVVLGDYEELGRPGLVADRVNWLVDVPNRFRCQAQIRYQHKPADCEIEVHDDGTLTAHFDEPQFGVAPGQAFVCYDDDRVLGGGWIQKSLQKDDARSTTQSESI, via the coding sequence ATGGCTGAACGCGTTGTTCTGGCGATGAGTGGAGGAGTGGACAGCTCGGCGGCTGCGTACCTGTTGCAGGAGCAGGGGTACGAAGTCATCGGTTTGTTCATGCGCTCCGGAGCCACCGATGACGCCTGCTCTCTGGACGATCCCCGCGCTCTGCCGGTCGTCAATGTGAAGTCGCACAAGCAGGGCTGCTGCAGCGCCTCCGATGCAGCCGATGCCCGTCGCGTCGCCGATGAACTCGACATCCCCTTTCATGCGTTGAACTTCCAGGATGCCTTCAGTCGCATCAAGGATTACTTCGCCGAAGAGTACCTTGCCGGTCGTACGCCCAACCCCTGCGTGCAGTGCAACAACTGGCTCAAGTTCGGCCGGTTGTGGGAGTTCGCCAAACAAGTCGGAGCCACGAAGATTGCTTCCGGACACTACGCTCAAATTCTGCCCGGTCCGTCCGGCGAACCGGAACTGCGTCGCGGCGTCGATCGGTCCAAAGATCAGTCTTATGTCCTGTTCGGGCTCTCACGCGACCTGCTGCCGAACATCCTCTTTCCGGTTGGCTCCTACGAGAAGCCGAAGATCCGGGAACTGGCCGGAGCGGCTCGGCTCGATACCGCCAACAAGAAGGACAGCCAGGAAATCTGCTTCATCCCCGACAACGATTACGGTCGCTTCGTCGAGCAGTATCGCGGCAAGCAGGAAACCGCCGGCCACTTCGTTTCAACAAGCGGAGAGATCCTTGGCGAACACCCCGGTTATCAGCACTTCACGATTGGCCAGCGGCGCGGTCTCGGGATCGCGTTTGGCACGCCGAAGTTCGTCACCGAGATCCGTCCGGACACTCGGGAAGTCGTTCTCGGTGATTACGAAGAACTCGGTCGCCCGGGACTCGTCGCCGATCGGGTGAACTGGCTGGTCGATGTCCCGAACCGATTCCGCTGTCAGGCACAGATTCGCTATCAGCACAAGCCAGCCGATTGCGAGATCGAAGTCCACGACGATGGCACGCTGACCGCTCACTTCGACGAGCCGCAGTTCGGCGTCGCTCCCGGCCAGGCGTTTGTCTGCTACGATGATGACCGTGTCCTCGGCGGAGGCTGGATTCAAAAGAGCCTGCAGAAAGACGATGCTCGGTCAACGACGCAGTCGGAATCGATTTAG
- a CDS encoding HEAT repeat domain-containing protein, translating to MTATSARHSTELPPEVLHHRNHLQAQPWRSRELWPSPFAGPDAVVDLASTPRFRWTVSVPEALPDSAKEDRSSDEDLVPEETATNAFRPEGADVTGPEIQSRSTLSAWWVLSEQNTPGGWKACVLLAQTAPEKLDQTRLDRLEAIAAGTARVDAAEQEVILLPGEESTGLKRFLDRFKTPTEQPDLSEDVATVAETMIDETAEVVPEPDLRAAAAEAWCFALSRQPFVEEGSYRQAGLLLMQEDLPNAVRCELFRGVARGVAPRRIPGLNDALEGVPTLQPELRLAALDACLIHALHHPQTTSTTSAPNQSLVTVDLTELDPDGIWPPTLWKLRWDDSPAIVTRFGHWLALTGNPLAESYLSEKLNHLNPDVKQTAVCSLGLLCTDSSEALLRQRVERDQGRQKAVAMLALGYRDPDVVYRHAHDADPSVRRYVAEFAGRHPSHAATVTLQSLVVDRDPAIQLAAVHSVESWSASEAFPILSIAFEEGVLKTRREARRLLEQHFNLVIAAFEDTDEQRKTILDQIRQDNALTLASRTSSVEPSGTSKPAVASDESRSQLAASLQELMSDDVSIERRQRTQKEIKTLVDAHPRMLDEALRTQPVASLRKTLGRLAEIPIERCRVVQELSHSELHQRRKAARDIAAWATTETLPEWVLTILADDLNQEQDPQICRSIMAAIASDTTPSARAVAEVALRHPWSDVRVLGCQYAAQHRLPQLAPLLLPLLQERNATVQQAAIDAAGLCRNPLVIDGISQANAAGRNGLRSLLGTVNTSMELRVLTALARLQNDQGRSELIKLTYSPTPEQRRLVLEAIAELEDPFFQEPLLNMGWTEQDPQVRRVLLEALERMVDSSRGPEISSTATYDEKISAWSQWAESNRTAKLQ from the coding sequence ATGACGGCGACTTCGGCGAGACATTCCACTGAACTCCCGCCCGAAGTACTTCACCACCGCAATCATCTCCAGGCTCAACCCTGGCGAAGCCGTGAGCTCTGGCCAAGTCCATTTGCCGGTCCCGATGCTGTGGTTGATCTGGCGTCCACACCGCGATTCCGCTGGACAGTTTCGGTTCCGGAAGCGCTTCCTGATTCCGCGAAAGAGGATCGTTCTTCCGACGAGGATCTGGTCCCCGAAGAGACCGCAACGAATGCGTTCCGGCCTGAGGGCGCGGACGTCACCGGACCCGAGATACAATCACGTTCGACCTTGAGTGCCTGGTGGGTGCTGTCAGAACAGAACACCCCGGGCGGTTGGAAGGCCTGTGTCCTTCTCGCTCAGACGGCTCCGGAGAAGCTCGACCAGACTCGCCTGGATCGCCTGGAAGCGATCGCGGCCGGAACAGCACGCGTCGACGCCGCCGAGCAGGAAGTCATCCTCTTACCGGGCGAGGAATCGACCGGATTGAAGCGTTTCCTCGATCGGTTCAAGACTCCCACAGAACAGCCCGATCTCAGCGAAGACGTAGCGACTGTTGCCGAGACGATGATCGACGAAACGGCTGAGGTGGTTCCCGAACCGGATCTGCGAGCGGCCGCCGCCGAAGCGTGGTGCTTTGCACTCTCGCGACAGCCTTTCGTCGAAGAAGGAAGTTACCGCCAGGCCGGGTTATTGTTGATGCAGGAGGACCTGCCGAATGCTGTCCGCTGCGAGCTGTTTCGCGGAGTCGCCCGGGGTGTCGCTCCCCGTCGCATCCCCGGCCTGAACGACGCTCTGGAGGGTGTTCCGACGCTGCAGCCTGAACTGCGACTCGCCGCACTCGATGCGTGTCTGATCCACGCGCTGCATCATCCCCAGACGACCTCGACGACGTCCGCTCCGAATCAATCCCTGGTCACGGTCGACCTTACGGAACTTGATCCCGACGGCATCTGGCCGCCCACATTGTGGAAGTTGCGCTGGGACGATTCGCCGGCGATCGTCACTCGTTTTGGACATTGGCTTGCGCTGACTGGCAATCCACTGGCCGAGTCTTACCTGAGTGAGAAACTGAACCATCTCAATCCGGATGTGAAGCAGACGGCGGTCTGCAGCCTGGGACTGCTCTGCACCGACTCAAGCGAAGCTCTTCTGCGACAGCGGGTGGAGCGGGATCAGGGACGACAGAAAGCGGTCGCCATGCTGGCGCTCGGGTACCGTGATCCCGACGTCGTGTATCGTCATGCTCACGATGCCGATCCGAGTGTCCGGCGGTACGTCGCTGAGTTCGCCGGGAGGCATCCCTCCCATGCGGCGACAGTCACCCTGCAGTCGCTGGTAGTCGACAGGGATCCGGCGATTCAGCTGGCTGCGGTGCATTCGGTCGAGAGCTGGTCGGCTTCCGAAGCGTTCCCCATTCTCTCGATCGCGTTCGAAGAGGGCGTCCTGAAAACCCGCCGGGAAGCTCGCCGACTCCTAGAACAGCACTTCAATCTGGTCATCGCCGCCTTTGAAGACACCGACGAACAACGAAAAACGATTCTCGACCAGATCCGGCAGGACAATGCCCTCACGCTGGCTTCGAGAACGTCGTCCGTCGAACCGAGCGGCACGAGTAAGCCCGCGGTCGCCAGCGACGAAAGTCGCAGCCAGCTGGCCGCCTCCCTGCAGGAGCTGATGTCCGATGACGTGTCGATCGAACGGCGTCAGAGGACTCAGAAAGAAATCAAGACTCTCGTCGATGCTCATCCCCGAATGCTGGATGAAGCGTTGCGAACACAGCCGGTTGCTTCGCTGCGAAAGACTCTCGGGCGACTCGCGGAGATTCCGATCGAACGATGCCGCGTCGTGCAGGAACTGAGTCATTCGGAACTTCATCAGCGGCGGAAGGCGGCTCGCGACATTGCCGCATGGGCGACGACTGAGACGCTGCCCGAGTGGGTCCTCACGATCCTGGCGGACGACCTGAATCAGGAACAGGATCCCCAGATTTGCCGCTCAATCATGGCGGCGATTGCCAGCGACACCACGCCCTCCGCGCGGGCGGTTGCGGAAGTGGCATTGCGACATCCCTGGTCGGATGTCCGAGTCCTTGGATGTCAGTACGCGGCTCAGCATCGACTGCCGCAACTGGCTCCCCTGCTTCTCCCCCTGCTTCAGGAACGGAATGCCACCGTTCAGCAGGCCGCGATTGATGCAGCCGGGCTTTGTCGAAATCCGCTGGTCATCGATGGCATCTCTCAAGCGAATGCAGCCGGCCGGAACGGACTGCGTTCGCTGCTCGGAACAGTCAACACGAGTATGGAACTTCGCGTGCTGACCGCGCTGGCCCGATTGCAGAACGACCAGGGACGTTCGGAACTGATCAAGCTGACCTATTCCCCCACTCCGGAGCAACGGCGACTGGTCCTCGAAGCGATTGCTGAGCTTGAAGATCCGTTCTTTCAGGAACCGCTGCTGAATATGGGATGGACCGAACAGGATCCCCAGGTTCGTCGCGTTCTGCTCGAAGCACTCGAACGAATGGTCGATTCGTCGCGGGGGCCGGAAATCAGTTCCACCGCGACCTACGATGAGAAAATCTCGGCATGGTCCCAATGGGCTGAGAGCAATCGCACTGCCAAATTGCAGTAG